Below is a genomic region from bacterium.
CCTGACCTATAATGCGCTGCTCTGTAAAGTTTTTGTTCCCGACGGTTACCTCCTTAGTCGCTTCCGGTGGTGACTTACACCCGGTTCCCGGAAGAATCAAGGAAAGCGATAAAACTATCGCAACGATATTAGCAGTTAGTCTACCCATCTTCTTGCCTCACTTTTTTTTAATAGTCCGGCCCAGAATGCGGGCCAGCTTTTGGCGGTTGATTTCGGCCAGGAGCTGTAAAAGCTCCTCTATCTGGAAGGGCTTGTAGATACAGGTGTAGGCGCCTATCTTCAGGGCAGCCTCTATGCTTTGCGTGGTCTCTTCACGGTAGCCTGTCGCCATGATCACCGGCAGGCTGGGACACCGCTCCCTGATCTCCTTAAGGACATCCAGGCCACTGAGGCCGTTGAGCTTCATATCCAGAAGCACCACAAGGGAATCCGGCTGGATTTTATCCACTATGCCGGCAGGTTGGACAATCTCATTAACAACAAAGCCTCTTGCCTGCAAGATGTCACCCAGGGTCTTGCAAAACACGGGGTCATCGTCCACAATAACAATAGACTTCTCCTTTCGCAGTGCAGCAAAAAAGCCGAGCAAGGCATTAATGTCCAACGGCTTGGCCAGGACAGCCAGGATCCCTTCTTCCAGGCCATCCTTGATCAGCTCATCATGAGCGTAGGCGGTCATCAGCACAACCGGCAGGTCAGGGCGGGTTTTCCTGACGGCTCGAAACAGCTCCACCCCGTTTATCCCGGGCATCTTGATGTCGCTGAGGAGGCAGTCAAAGTGAGTCTCTGCCATCTTTTCAAGGGCCTCATGACCAGAGTGGGCAACAACAGCCTCATGGCCCTTGACCGTGAGTATGTCCTTCAGGGTCCTGGCCATCCTTTGATCATCGTCCACGATCAGGATACGCAATTTATCGCTCATGACACCGCCTCCCTGACGGGAAGGGCGACGGTAAATGTGCTGCCCTTGCCTTCTTCGCTTTCCACCTCGATGCTTCCGCCGTTCAGCTCCACCAGGTTCCTGGAGACTGCCAGACCCAGGCCGA
It encodes:
- a CDS encoding response regulator, which produces MSDKLRILIVDDDQRMARTLKDILTVKGHEAVVAHSGHEALEKMAETHFDCLLSDIKMPGINGVELFRAVRKTRPDLPVVLMTAYAHDELIKDGLEEGILAVLAKPLDINALLGFFAALRKEKSIVIVDDDPVFCKTLGDILQARGFVVNEIVQPAGIVDKIQPDSLVVLLDMKLNGLSGLDVLKEIRERCPSLPVIMATGYREETTQSIEAALKIGAYTCIYKPFQIEELLQLLAEINRQKLARILGRTIKKK